The proteins below are encoded in one region of Sander lucioperca isolate FBNREF2018 chromosome 11, SLUC_FBN_1.2, whole genome shotgun sequence:
- the LOC116058730 gene encoding uncharacterized protein LOC116058730 isoform X2 gives MAVAQGPSLAAVLLLVSSGLHCSSLRPPCPESCSCQKAPLLNCSSSGLSLVPQHIQDSVTELDLSHNLLDTVKLNRPHHNLRSVLLGNNSITHLSLCIERNLGSRYVRGRPPHRFRLSRRQGCVSWAPTLQLLSVERNQLEQLPQGLEGSESIQVLQLSFNRISTLRPGELSRLRQLKELHLRHNLITSLHPQMFQDLAQLRVLDLSFNMLTSLHPLIYLSLRNIGADVRLGGNRWQCDCSMRSLRRWLAYDSSRGLQSWSMVCASPSILSGRDLLQLEEDDLNCFGTEKGPELHQDVTVYSGSEILLSCSTQDSVWWMPSGQASVSQPQAGLLISDITERDTGLYVCVSKEHNVLSVFSLQISKIGGARRKTRSLPRTSRQIIPQDTPNRIGQERNQRATQPNLPLAVCLSVFITFLVAFILGVLARPCIDVLWRRVTKKKRSSATNSVSSVEQRHYENGAYYNDEEPEPEHVGTHRERRVTFSTVEDCNVQYYDTIPNLESNNNDAVIECEASEAEKDTNTAGYSGSENSSRRGSLERNQRDDRDLSGGIEAGRTHKIEFEHIPDPVELDRRRLSSCSDSSVSDKIFNEDKMTRGDHLSSKSRQLAEDSVQQRADASTAKKVEGTRELPGFSSEPFTDWSPHVNNTNLTYCDVGQENEEQFEFSDSVRSTSSRSSSVCGSFNDSKFIVAPTTDKQKTDDTSSSISFVSEDEVTQYIVNSDQEEEDIERNDAIKPQWPAQDLGHATPIKRRAPLPPTNSSSSGESAKETMDHMQKQGEMHMTMLPLGVSQNVRLDHPQPQWPALDLERTIRIKRHLDIKAQSTDSDSSSSSDSEGETTHHTKTPGKVDIAGLPFQESQTGSHDPDTRWPALDLKHIPQIKRRLDIKAPSPDLSSSSDSEDETTIHIKKQEQGQMNMARLPSKVSQSVSYDPQTHWPVINPEHTTRVKRRLDIKAPSPASDLSSSSDSEGETTHHTERPGKVDIAGLVFQESQTGSHDPDTRWPALDLKQIPQIKRRLDIKAPSPDLSSSSDSDDETTIHIKKQEQGQMNMARLPSKVSQSVTYNNPQTHWPLLDLEHTTHIKRRLDIKAPSPASDLSSSSDSDDETTHHTETPGKVDIAGLVFQESQTGSHDPDTRWPALDLKHIPQIKRRLDIKAPSPASDLSSSSDSDDETTHHTETPGKVDIAGLVFQESQTGSHDPDTRWPALDLKHIPQIKRRLDIKAPSPPPDLSSSSDSDDETTIHIKKQEQGQMNMARLPSKVSQSVSYDPQTHWPVINPEHTTRVKRRLDIKAPSPASDLSSSSDSDDETTHHTETPGKVDIAGLVFQESQTGSHDPDTRWPALDLKHIPQIKRRLDIKAPSPDLSSSSDSDDETTIHIKKQEQGQMNMARLPSKVSQSVSYDPQTHWPVLDLEHTTHIKRRLDIKAPSPASDLSSSSDSDDETTHHTETPGKVDIAGLVFQESQTGSHDPDTRWPALDLKHIPQIKRRLDIKAPSPDLSSSSDSDDETTHHTERPGKVDIAGLVFQESQTGSHDPDTRWPALDLKHIPQIKRRLDIKAPSPPPDLSSSSDSDDETTIHIKKQEQGQMNMARLPSKVSQTVSYDPQTHWPALDLEHTTHIKRRLDIKAPSPASDLSSSRGSDDETTHHTKKERPGVVGSAGHLFQESQIVSHDPETQWPALDLGNITRIKRRLDIKAPSPPPDSIIIGGSMNHTVEGTTDEAIKISHGQLSNSSIEQEEGMENVRYPPTTVEPDSRWPRLDLSSALYVKRRLNIKICSPPPESSSSSNESEGGTTNLPVKVEKDRTDVGITSYQPGRKLPDMSKATEKEFISLPKTHISRSPKTDHNIKLEKYTVIKEEVGGETRSDTPEINPELQSRWATMNLGVSRFRKRLEITSHTHKPPHLPSSPPPDSPSSSSSESGTRSKSSRIRRKRRGVGMQGIIHTESSQSLTNIPHIRRALDIRAPLQKESSSSNSEDETIDHSGPDLSLGVPRVKRRLDVKAPLPEQSDSPSSCSESESRHASNMSGMTDDDSLITYKRIIMKASSPPNNSIYPSGKGQTIDQTKQRHMGAEMLTVAQEGPFHSVGDRNASLAPKRVPSINFDDVVKKRTEQSRHTTGVDLPPEIRWIGVGRQLSDLSIPSSRRHLDVGLSSPQHASSAEPELSQPVSSNIESDHTKQDRGRADVTLMHKHSSLSSNSVSLASSRPEERIERKGLSALKAMSSLRRKWEPLDENLDKGASPVLDYQDPQSVTSFNYRRSEKDIKPLAKQPLTQLHLSSTSVDERRATDLYDIPRYRRHDIGGIEPPQGAPPPIPATPPPYE, from the exons ATGGCAGTGGCACAGGGGCCGTCCCTGGCTGCTGTGCTGCTCCTCGTTTCCTCTGGCCTCCATTGCTCCTCTCTCCGTCCTCCCTGTCCAGAGTCCTGCAGCTGTCAGAAAGCTCCCCTGTTGAACTGTTCCTCCTCTGGCCTTTCCTTGGTGCCGCAACACATCCAAGACTCCGTCACTGAGCTAGACTTGTCCCATAACCTCCTTGACACTGTAAAGCTCAACCGGCCACATCATAACCTCAGGAGTGTATTGCTGGGAAACAACAGTATCACACACTTGTCCCTCTGCATTGAGAGAAACCTTGGAAGCCGTTATGTCAGAGGTAGACCTCCGCATCGTTTCAGACTTTCGAGAAGACAGGGATGTGTGTCTTGGGCTCCCACCCTGCAGCTGCTATCTGTTGAGAGGAATCAGCTAGAGCAACTCCCACAGG GGCTGGAAGGTAGCGAGTCCATACAGGTTCTGCAGCTCTCCTTCAACAGGATCTCAACTCTACGACCAGGGGAGCTTAGCCGCCTTCGACAGCTAAAAGAGCTACACCTACGACATAACCTCATCACAAGTCTCCATCCACAGATGTTCCAGGATTTAGCCCAGCTCCGG GTCCTTGATCTGAGCTTCAACATGTTGACCAGCCTCCATCCTCTGATTTACCTTTCTCTGCGTAACATTGGGGCGGATGTTAGGCTGGGCGGAAACAGGTGGCAGTGTGATTGCAGTATGCGCAGTCTAAGAAGGTGGCTGGCCTATGACAGCAGCAGAGGCCTGCAGTCCTGGAGCATGGTGTGTGCTTCCCCCTCCATCCTCTCAGGCAGAGACCTGCTACAGTTGGAGGAGGATGACCTGAACTGTTTTGGTACTGAAAAAGGGCCAGAGCTTCACCAAGATGTGACCGTCTACAGTGGCTCTGAGATACTGCTGTCTTGCTCTACACAAG ATTCAGTGTGGTGGATGCCCAGTGGTCAAGCATCTGTGAGCCAACCTCAGGCTGGTCTGctcatcagtgacatcacagagagagacacaggactttatgtgtgtgtgtcaaaagaACACAACGTTTTGTCTGTTTTCAGCCTTCAAATCAGTAAAATAGGAGGTGCAAGAAGAAAAACTAGAAGTTTACCCAGAACCAGCCGACAAATAATCCCACAAGACACCCCAAATAGGATAGGTCAAGAAAGGAATCAGAGAGCTACGCAGCCTAACTTGCctctggctgtgtgtttgtctgttttcatCACGTTTCTGGTAGCCTTTATCCTAGGAGTCCTAGCAAGACCTTGTATTGATGTACTTTGGAGAAGGGTCACCAAGAAGAAAAGATCTTCTGCAACCAACTCTGTCTCATCTGTAGAACAAAGACATTATGAGAATGGGGCCTACTACAATGACGaggaaccagaaccagaacatGTGGGAACTCACAGGGAAAGGAGAGTCACATTTAGCACTGTAGAAGACTGCAATGTACAATATTATGATACCATACCCAATCTGGAAAGCAACAATAATGATGCAGTGATTGAATGTGAAGCATCTGAGGCTGAGAAGGATACAAATACAGCTGGATATTCAGGAAGTGAAAACAGTTCACGACGTGGTAGTCTAGAGAGGAACCAGAGAGATGACAGGGACCTGTCAGGTGGCATTGAAGCAGGCCGCACACACAAAATAGAGTTTGAACACATCCCAGACCCTGTTGAGCTGGATAGGAGAAGATTGTCTTCATGCTCAGATTCTTCAgtatctgataaaatatttaatgAAGACAAAATGACCCGAGGAGACCACTTATCATCCAAGTCTCGTCAGCTGGCAGAGGACTCTGTTCAGCAGAGAGCTGATGCCTCGACAGCTAAAAAAGTAGAGGGCACAAGAGAACTTCCTGGATTTTCTTCAGAGCCCTTTACAGATTGGTCACCACATGTAAATAACACCAACCTAACATACTGTGATGTGGGGCAGGAGAATGAAGAACAGTTTGAATTTAGCGATTCTGTTCGAAGCACATCCTCACGGTCCAGCAGTGTGTGTGGTTCTTTTAATGATTCAAAATTCATTGTGGCACCCACTACTGATAAGCAGAAGACTGATGATACATCCAGCTCTATCTCATTTGTCAGTGAGGATGAGGTTACACAATACATTGTGAACTCAGACCAAGAGGAGGAGGATATAGAAAGGA ATGATGCCATAAAGCCACAATGGCCTGCTCAAGATCTTGGCCATGCTACTCCCATCAAGAGGCGTGCCCCATTGCCACCTACTAATTCTTCTTCTAGTGGTGAGAGTGCAAAGGAAACAATGGACCACATGCAAAAGCAAGGTGAGATGCACATGACAATGCTTCCACTTGGAGTATCTCAAAACGTACGTTTGGATCATCCACAACCGCAATGGCCTGCCCTAGATCTTGAGCGTACTATACGCATTAAGAGGCATCTAGATATCAAAGCACAATCAACTGACTCTGACTCATCATCTAGTAGTGACAGTGAGGGTgaaacaacacaccacacaaagACGCCTGGGAAGGTGGACATTGCAGGACTTCCATTTCAAGAATCTCAAACAGGAAGTCATGATCCAGACACAAGGTGGCCTGCCCTTGATCTTAAGCATATTCCTCAAATCAAGAGGCGTCTAGATATCAAAGCACCATCACCTGATTTATCTTCTAGTAGTGACAGTGAGGATGAAACAACAATCCACATTAAGAAACAGGAGCAAGGACAGATGAACATGGCAAGGCTTCCAAGTAAAGTATCTCAATCTGTAAGTTATGACCCACAAACACACTGGCCTGTCATTAATCCTGAGCATACTACACGCGTCAAGAGGCGTCTAGATATCAAAGCACCATCACCAGCTTCTGATTTATCATCTAGTAGTGACAGTGAGGGTgaaacaacacaccacacagagagGCCTGGGAAGGTGGACATTGCAGGACTTGTATTTCAAGAATCTCAAACAGGAAGTCATGATCCAGACACAAGGTGGCCTGCCCTTGATCTTAAGCAAATTCCTCAAATCAAGAGGCGTCTTGATATCAAAGCACCATCACCTGATTTATCTTCTAGTAGTGACAGTGATGACGAAACAACAATCCACATTAAGAAACAGGAGCAAGGACAGATGAACATGGCAAGGCTTCCAAGTAAAGTATCTCAATCTGTAACATATAATAACCCACAAACACACTGGCCTCTCCTTGATCTTGAGCATACCACGCACATCAAGAGGCGTCTTGATATCAAAGCACCATCACCAGCTTCTGATTTATCATCTAGTagtgacagtgatgatgaaacaacacaccacacagagacGCCTGGGAAGGTGGACATTGCAGGACTTGTATTTCAAGAATCTCAAACAGGAAGTCATGATCCAGACACAAGGTGGCCTGCCCTTGATCTTAAGCATATTCCTCAAATCAAGAGGCGTCTTGATATCAAAGCACCATCACCAGCTTCTGATTTATCATCTAGTagtgacagtgatgatgaaacaacacaccacacagagacGCCTGGGAAGGTGGACATTGCAGGACTTGTATTTCAAGAATCTCAAACAGGAAGTCATGATCCAGACACAAGGTGGCCTGCCCTTGATCTTAAGCATATTCCTCAAATCAAGAGGCGTCTTGATATCAAAGCACCATCACCACCTCCTGATTTATCTTCTAGTAGTGACAGTGATGACGAAACAACAATCCACATTAAGAAACAGGAGCAAGGACAGATGAACATGGCAAGGCTTCCAAGTAAAGTATCTCAATCTGTAAGTTATGACCCACAAACACACTGGCCTGTCATTAATCCTGAGCATACTACACGCGTCAAGAGGCGTCTAGATATCAAAGCACCATCACCAGCTTCTGATTTATCATCTAGTagtgacagtgatgatgaaacaacacaccacacagagacGCCTGGGAAGGTGGACATTGCAGGACTTGTATTTCAAGAATCTCAAACAGGAAGTCATGATCCAGACACAAGGTGGCCTGCCCTTGATCTTAAGCATATTCCTCAAATCAAGAGGCGTCTTGATATCAAAGCACCATCACCTGATTTATCTTCTAGTAGTGACAGTGATGACGAAACAACAATCCACATTAAGAAACAGGAGCAAGGACAGATGAACATGGCAAGGCTTCCAAGTAAAGTATCTCAATCTGTAAGTTATGACCCACAAACACACTGGCCTGTCCTTGATCTTGAGCATACCACGCACATCAAGAGGCGTCTTGATATCAAAGCACCATCACCAGCTTCTGATTTATCTTCTAGTagtgacagtgatgatgaaacaACACATCACACAGAGACGCCTGGGAAGGTGGACATTGCAGGACTTGTATTTCAAGAATCTCAAACAGGAAGTCATGATCCAGACACAAGGTGGCCTGCCCTTGATCTTAAGCATATTCCTCAAATCAAGAGGCGTCTAGATATCAAAGCACCATCACCTGATTTATCATCTAGTagtgacagtgatgatgaaacaacacaccacacagagagGCCTGGGAAGGTGGACATTGCAG GACTTGTATTTCAAGAATCTCAAACAGGAAGTCATGATCCAGACACAAGGTGGCCTGCCCTTGATCTTAAGCATATTCCTCAAATCAAGAGGCGTCTTGATATCAAAGCACCATCACCACCTCCTGATTTATCTTCTAGTAGTGACAGTGATGACGAAACAACAATCCACATTAAGAAACAGGAGCAAGGACAGATGAACATGGCAAGGCTTCCAAGTAAAGTATCTCAAACTGTAAGTTATGACCCACAAACACACTGGCCTGCCCTAGATCTTGAGCATACCACGCACATCAAGAGGCGTCTAGATATTAAAGCACCATCACCAGCTTCTGATTTATCTTCTAGTCGTGGCAGTGATGATgaaacaacacaccacacaaagaaagagaggcCTGGGGTAGTAGGGAGTGCAGGGCATTTGTTTCAAGAATCCCAAATAGTAAGTCATGATCCAGAAACACAGTGGCCTGCCCTAGATCTTGGTAATATAACTCGCATCAAGAGGCGTTTAGACATCAAAGCCCCATCACCACCTCCCGATTCAATAATAATTGGTGGCAGCATGAACCATACAGTGGAAGGAACGACAGATGAAGCTATCAAAATTAGTCATGGTCAGTTATCAAACAGCTCAATTGAGCAAGAGGAGGGTATGGAAAATGTAAGATACCCCCCAACAACAGTCGAACCAGATTCAAGATGGCCTAGACTGGATCTCAGCAGTGCCCTCTATGTCAAAAGACGCCTGAATATCAAGATATGTTCACCCCCACCTGAGTCATCTTCCAGCAGTAATGAGAGTGAAGGTGGGACAACAAACCTACCTGTGAAAGTTGAGAAGGACAGAACTGATGTGGGGATTACAAGTTATCAACCAGGGAGAAAATTGCCTGACATG TCAAAGGCTACTGAAAAGGAGTTTATTAGCTTGCCGAAGACCCACATTTCTCGCAGTCCAAAGACAGACCACAATATCAAATTAGAAAAGTATACAGTTATTAAAGAAGAAGTGGGAGGGGAAACAAGAAGTGACACACCAGAGATAAACCCAGAACTTCAGTCACGGTGGGCCACGATGAATTTGGGTGTCTCCCGCTTCAGAAAGCGTCTTGAAATCACATCGCATACACATAAACCACCACATCTGCCCTCATCACCTCCACCTGACTCCCCCTCCTCTTCCAGCAGTGAAAGTGGAACTAGGAGTAAAAGCAGCAGGATAAGGCGAAAGAGAAGGGGAGTTGGAATGCAAGGAATCATACACACAGAATCATCTCAGAGTCTCACCAATATCCCACATATCAGGAGGGCTTTGGATATCAGAGCACCGTTACAAAAGGAATCATCCAGCAGCAACAGTGAGGATGAGACAATAGACCACAGTGGTCCTGACCTGAGTCTTGGTGTCCCACGTGTTAAGAGGCGTCTGGATGTCAAGGCACCATTACCAGAGCAAAGTGATTCCCCATCTTCCTGCAGCGAGAGCGAAAGCAGACATGCATCAAACATGTCAGGAATGACAGATGACGACTCTCTAATCACATATAAGCGTATAATTATGAAAGCTTCATCGCCACCAAATAATTCTATCTACCCCAGTGGCAAGGGTCAAACTATTGACCagacaaaacaaagacataTGGGTGCTGAAATGCTAACTGTTGCGCAAGAAGGTCCATTCCATAGTGTGGGAGACAGAAATGCATCTCTTGCCCCAAAGAGAGTTCCCAGTATTAACTTTGATGATGTAGTAAAGAAAAGGACTGAGCAGTCCAGACACACCACGGGTGTGGACCTGCCACCCGAGATAAGGTGGATTGGCGTCGGTCGTCAGCTGTCTGACCTTTCCATCCCCAGTTCTAGGAGACATCTGGACGTGGGCTTATCGTCTCCACAGCATGCTTCATCTGCAGAGCCAGAACTTTCCCAACCTGTCTCCTCCAATATTGAAAGTGATCACACAAAACAAGACAGAGGAAGAGCAGATGTGACACTGATGCACAAACACTCGTCTCTTAGTTCCAACAGTGTTTCTCTTGCATCCAGCAGACCTGAGGAAAGGATTGAAAGAAAAGGCCTCAGTGCCCTAAAAGCCATGTCATCGTTGAGACGAAAGTGGGAACCATTGGATGAAAATTTAGATAAGGGTGCATCTCCTGTTTTGGATTATCAAGATCCACAAAGTGTCACAAGTTTTAACTATCGCAGGTCTGAGAAGGACATCAAGCCCCTGGCCAAACAGCCATTAACACAATTACATCTTTCCTCTACTTCAGTAGATGAGAGAAGAGCTACAGATTTGTATGATATTCCCCGCTACAGGAGGCATGACATTGGAGGTATTGAACCACCGCAGGGGGCTCCACCTCCTATTCCAGCAACACCACCACCATATGAGTAG